One Pseudoalteromonas undina genomic region harbors:
- a CDS encoding LysE family translocator, translating into MIDVAALAVFVPTFFFVSITPGMCMTLAMTLGMSIGVRRTLWMMIGELLGVASVAVAAVLGVASVMLNYPSAFDILKWLGGAYLIYIGINMWRAKGKMSVDTHNATAVSRYSLFSQGFVTAIANPKGWAFMISLLPPFINVQYSVAPQLAVLVAIILLSEFICMMIYATGGKSLRLFLTKGNNIKWMNRIAGSLMVLVGVWLAIS; encoded by the coding sequence ATGATTGATGTAGCTGCACTTGCGGTATTTGTTCCTACGTTCTTTTTTGTGTCTATTACTCCGGGTATGTGCATGACACTGGCCATGACTTTAGGCATGAGTATAGGCGTGCGCCGAACTTTATGGATGATGATTGGTGAGCTATTAGGTGTCGCCAGTGTTGCGGTAGCCGCGGTGCTAGGTGTAGCCAGTGTTATGCTTAATTACCCTAGTGCATTTGATATTTTAAAATGGCTAGGTGGCGCTTATTTAATCTACATCGGCATTAATATGTGGCGTGCGAAAGGAAAAATGTCGGTTGATACACATAACGCAACAGCGGTGAGCCGATATTCATTATTTTCACAGGGGTTTGTAACCGCCATTGCCAATCCAAAGGGATGGGCGTTTATGATTTCCTTATTACCTCCTTTTATTAACGTACAATACAGTGTTGCGCCCCAGTTAGCGGTGCTGGTGGCCATTATTTTGCTCTCAGAGTTTATCTGTATGATGATTTATGCAACAGGTGGTAAAAGCCTGCGGTTATTTTTAACCAAAGGCAATAACATTAAGTGGATGAATCGTATTGCGGGGAGTTTAATGGTGCTAGTAGGAGTTTGGCTTGCAATTAGTTAA
- a CDS encoding prolyl oligopeptidase family serine peptidase, whose protein sequence is MNAFRLLIALVGCIVLLPASYAEQGYQTPSPALATLVDAKLAPTSSLSSDGQWLALFERKRVVSLDELAKEEFKLAGIKLNPANFSRSRVSAKYSALELKHVESGTVVNVNNLPQGIIRSPRWSANSEYLAFIVEQPDNARLWVYSVKTKQAKQLNEFALNSVLTATPYQWLPDSTAIVANLAVNLDKPRLTNDTQSTVPVIQQSSGEKAPARTYQNLLTSPFDEAQFKFYGQGQLAYITLDGKAQPIGRAGLFKSFSISPDSTNILVATIDEPFSYQVPYSRFATTWQIWGMRGYALVELAKQPLADNIPQGYDSVRTGRRDFEWRADQGAEVIWAEAQDGGDMKTEVEHHDYLYSLRAPFKRDPKLFAKVERRFAGIQWGNDNIAMLSDWRFSDRQVRTYVIQPRNADSNRVLFSERSYNDAYKDPGSAIYERNDLGTRVIKVVGGRYIYLRGNGASEQGNIPFLDQYDVKTNSTKRVWQSAAPYYERVRALLDDEGKRIITIRESKTQQPNFFIRDLDKDSLTQLTQFEHPYPAFKGVTKEQLRYTRDDGVELSGTLYLPPGYDKTQGPLPVLMWAYPLEYKDKAVASQVRESEYEFTYIGYWGPMPYLAKGIAVFDDPKMPIVGVDGSEPNDHFRKQLVSSAKAAVDVLVEKGIADKDNIAIAGHSYGAFMVANLLAHSDLFKAGIARSGAYNRTLTPFGFQGEERDFWQAQSVYANMSPFFHAEKINEPMLMIHGQEDPNSGTFPMQSERMYAALKGLGKEARLVMLPYEAHGYRARKSLLHVLWEQEQWLDKYLLSDNVEPVDMEEQPIQ, encoded by the coding sequence ATGAATGCTTTTAGGCTGTTAATTGCCTTGGTAGGCTGCATTGTTTTATTGCCTGCAAGTTATGCAGAGCAAGGATATCAAACCCCTTCACCAGCGCTTGCTACACTTGTAGATGCTAAGTTAGCACCAACTAGTTCTTTATCAAGTGATGGACAGTGGCTGGCTTTGTTTGAACGCAAGCGTGTTGTGTCGCTTGATGAGCTGGCAAAAGAAGAATTTAAGCTTGCGGGGATCAAGCTCAACCCAGCTAACTTTTCACGCTCACGGGTAAGTGCCAAATACAGTGCTTTAGAACTTAAGCATGTAGAAAGTGGTACTGTGGTTAACGTAAATAATTTGCCGCAGGGGATCATTCGCTCTCCTCGCTGGTCAGCAAATAGCGAGTATTTAGCGTTTATTGTTGAACAACCGGATAACGCACGACTTTGGGTTTATAGCGTTAAAACCAAGCAAGCAAAGCAGTTAAATGAGTTTGCACTAAATTCAGTATTAACCGCTACACCTTATCAGTGGTTACCCGATAGCACAGCGATTGTGGCGAATTTAGCGGTTAACTTAGACAAACCCAGATTAACCAATGATACCCAAAGCACAGTACCAGTTATTCAACAAAGTAGCGGTGAAAAAGCCCCGGCGCGTACTTATCAAAACTTATTAACCAGCCCATTTGATGAAGCACAATTTAAATTTTATGGTCAAGGTCAATTAGCGTATATCACGCTTGATGGTAAAGCACAGCCAATTGGCCGTGCTGGCTTATTTAAATCGTTTTCAATTTCGCCTGATTCAACCAATATTTTAGTCGCGACCATCGACGAGCCATTTTCGTATCAAGTCCCTTACAGCCGTTTTGCAACTACATGGCAAATATGGGGAATGCGTGGATATGCATTAGTCGAGTTGGCAAAGCAACCCCTTGCCGACAACATTCCACAAGGGTATGACAGTGTTCGCACTGGTCGTCGTGATTTTGAGTGGCGAGCCGATCAGGGTGCGGAGGTTATTTGGGCCGAAGCGCAAGATGGCGGCGATATGAAAACTGAGGTTGAGCATCATGATTACCTTTATAGTTTACGAGCACCATTTAAACGCGACCCTAAATTATTTGCCAAAGTAGAGCGTCGTTTTGCAGGCATACAATGGGGTAATGACAACATTGCCATGCTAAGTGATTGGCGCTTTAGTGACCGACAAGTGCGCACTTATGTAATTCAACCACGTAATGCTGATAGTAACCGCGTGTTATTTTCAGAGCGAAGCTACAATGATGCCTATAAAGATCCTGGTAGTGCCATATATGAACGAAACGACTTAGGCACGCGTGTTATAAAAGTCGTAGGCGGACGTTACATTTACCTTCGTGGAAACGGTGCATCTGAGCAAGGAAATATTCCATTTTTAGATCAATATGATGTAAAAACAAATAGTACTAAGCGAGTATGGCAATCGGCTGCACCTTACTACGAGCGAGTGCGAGCTTTATTAGACGATGAAGGTAAGCGTATTATCACTATTCGTGAATCTAAAACGCAGCAGCCTAACTTTTTTATTCGTGATTTAGATAAAGATAGCTTAACGCAACTGACCCAATTTGAGCATCCGTATCCAGCATTTAAAGGGGTGACTAAAGAGCAATTACGTTATACCCGCGATGACGGTGTTGAGCTTTCAGGTACGCTTTATTTACCGCCAGGGTATGACAAAACACAAGGGCCTTTACCTGTTCTGATGTGGGCATATCCACTTGAATATAAAGATAAAGCGGTTGCTTCACAAGTACGCGAATCAGAATACGAATTTACCTACATAGGTTACTGGGGCCCAATGCCTTATTTAGCTAAAGGAATTGCGGTATTTGACGATCCTAAAATGCCGATTGTAGGTGTTGATGGCAGTGAGCCAAATGATCACTTTAGAAAACAGCTGGTTTCTAGCGCCAAAGCAGCGGTAGATGTACTGGTTGAAAAGGGTATTGCTGATAAAGATAATATCGCCATTGCAGGGCACTCTTACGGTGCATTCATGGTGGCTAACTTATTAGCGCATAGCGACTTATTTAAGGCTGGTATTGCCCGAAGTGGTGCGTATAACCGCACATTAACGCCGTTTGGTTTTCAAGGTGAAGAACGTGATTTTTGGCAAGCACAAAGTGTGTACGCAAACATGTCGCCGTTTTTCCATGCTGAGAAGATTAACGAACCTATGTTAATGATCCACGGTCAAGAAGATCCGAATTCGGGAACTTTCCCAATGCAAAGTGAACGTATGTATGCTGCACTTAAAGGCTTGGGTAAAGAAGCGCGTTTAGTGATGCTTCCTTACGAAGCCCACGGCTACCGTGCCCGTAAAAGCTTATTACATGTACTGTGGGAGCAAGAGCAGTGGCTTGATAAGTACTTGCTAAGTGATAACGTTGAACCAGTTGATATGGAAGAACAACCGATTCAATAG
- a CDS encoding LysR family transcriptional regulator, protein MSDKLTKTLNIFVRTVQTGSMSKAAADLLMTTSAISQQIKQIELDVGLSLFNRSPRELTLTEAGELYYQSCLQMLAVATATSEQLQHLQNCPSGQLKLAAPVGFGGGLLSEPVKHLISQFSDIDVHLTLSDEPIDMIRTGIDLVLAIGPLEDSNLIARQLASWPLILCVHKNHALAQQPKITLDDLKAHNRIAHIAVDPALTHLTRGESTTLPKARIAINNMQTVIQFVLDELGYAILPEPEVRHFLATGELLEICTDWQLPHYDVFALTLARDTLAAKTKAAIKALNASFSAI, encoded by the coding sequence ATGAGTGATAAGTTAACTAAAACCCTGAATATATTTGTTCGCACAGTACAAACGGGAAGTATGAGTAAAGCTGCCGCAGACCTTTTAATGACAACCTCTGCAATTAGCCAGCAAATAAAACAAATAGAGCTAGATGTAGGTTTGAGTTTATTTAATCGCAGCCCTCGAGAATTAACGCTTACCGAGGCGGGTGAACTGTATTATCAAAGTTGTTTACAAATGCTTGCCGTTGCAACAGCTACTTCAGAACAATTACAGCATTTACAAAATTGTCCGAGTGGGCAATTAAAACTAGCCGCCCCTGTTGGTTTTGGTGGTGGGTTATTAAGCGAGCCTGTAAAGCATTTAATTAGCCAATTTAGTGATATAGATGTGCACTTAACGCTTTCTGACGAGCCGATTGATATGATCAGAACAGGTATTGATTTGGTGTTGGCGATTGGTCCTCTCGAAGACTCAAACTTAATTGCACGCCAACTCGCTAGTTGGCCATTAATACTGTGTGTTCATAAAAATCATGCACTAGCACAGCAACCAAAAATCACACTGGATGACCTAAAAGCGCATAACCGCATTGCACATATAGCTGTTGATCCGGCGCTTACGCACCTTACCCGCGGTGAAAGCACAACACTACCAAAAGCACGTATTGCCATTAATAATATGCAAACTGTGATTCAATTTGTTCTCGATGAGTTAGGCTATGCTATTTTGCCAGAGCCTGAAGTACGCCATTTCTTAGCTACAGGAGAACTTTTAGAAATATGCACTGATTGGCAGCTTCCCCATTACGATGTATTTGCTCTAACGCTTGCACGCGACACGTTAGCAGCAAAAACAAAAGCTGCAATTAAAGCACTTAACGCATCATTTTCAGCTATTTAA
- a CDS encoding glycosyltransferase yields the protein MKKVLVIGYVWPEPNSSAAGTHMMSLLNAFRAQNWDVEFATPALPTEHMVDLADFGITSQSIALNCDSFDDYVKAYNPDLVMFDRFMMEEQFGWRVDKHCPNALKILDTEDLQCLRNARHEAHKGEREFNHSDLLSDIAKREIAAILRCDLSLIISSYEMELLNEVFKVEPSVLHHLPFMVDLSALPEQTKSYQQRQHFMTIGNFRHAPNWDAVLYLQKIWPLIRKQLPQAELHIYGSYPPPKATALNNPKTGFLIKGWADDAYEVMQSARICLAPLRFGAGIKGKLLEAMIMQTPSITTPIGSEGMHSTLPWPGVVTADVQAFADAAVSLYNNEAKFSEAQAAGGLLLNTLYDKVQLSAQLIEKIDSISSNLDAHRMKNFTGQMLKHHTMRSTQYMSQWIAEKNKK from the coding sequence ATGAAAAAAGTGCTGGTAATTGGCTATGTATGGCCAGAGCCCAATTCATCTGCTGCAGGTACGCACATGATGTCGTTACTAAATGCGTTTAGGGCGCAAAATTGGGATGTTGAGTTCGCCACGCCCGCACTGCCTACCGAACACATGGTTGACCTTGCCGACTTTGGTATAACCAGCCAAAGCATCGCTCTTAACTGCGATAGTTTTGATGACTATGTTAAAGCTTACAACCCCGATTTAGTGATGTTCGATCGTTTTATGATGGAAGAGCAGTTTGGCTGGCGCGTAGATAAGCATTGTCCTAATGCGCTTAAAATTTTAGACACCGAAGATTTACAATGCCTGCGTAATGCACGCCATGAGGCGCATAAAGGTGAGCGCGAATTCAACCACAGCGATTTACTATCAGACATAGCTAAACGTGAAATAGCCGCTATTTTACGCTGTGATCTCAGCTTAATTATCTCAAGCTATGAGATGGAACTACTCAATGAAGTGTTTAAAGTTGAGCCTAGCGTGTTGCATCACTTACCTTTTATGGTTGATTTAAGTGCCTTACCTGAGCAAACTAAATCGTATCAACAACGCCAACACTTTATGACCATTGGTAATTTTAGACATGCCCCAAACTGGGATGCGGTACTCTATTTACAAAAAATTTGGCCGCTTATCCGCAAACAACTACCGCAGGCAGAATTGCATATTTATGGGTCTTACCCACCGCCAAAAGCCACCGCGCTTAATAATCCTAAAACCGGCTTTTTAATTAAAGGTTGGGCCGATGATGCGTATGAGGTAATGCAAAGTGCGCGTATTTGCTTAGCTCCTTTGCGTTTTGGGGCAGGTATTAAAGGTAAACTTTTAGAAGCCATGATCATGCAAACCCCAAGCATCACCACGCCTATTGGTAGCGAAGGTATGCACAGCACGTTGCCGTGGCCAGGTGTGGTAACAGCAGATGTGCAAGCTTTTGCAGATGCCGCAGTTTCTTTATACAACAACGAGGCTAAATTTAGCGAAGCACAAGCCGCTGGCGGCCTTCTGCTTAATACTCTGTATGACAAAGTACAGTTAAGTGCTCAATTAATTGAAAAAATCGACTCAATAAGCAGTAATTTAGATGCTCACCGGATGAAAAATTTCACGGGTCAAATGCTCAAACACCATACCATGCGCAGCACACAATATATGTCGCAGTGGATAGCAGAAAAAAATAAAAAATAA